Genomic segment of Sphingopyxis sp. QXT-31:
CGATTTCTTCGCGGCGTTCGGCTTCGTCGAGCGCGCGGACGCCGGTGCGGGTCACCGTGCCCTGGCTCGACTTGGCGATCAGGAAATGCGCGGCGCCTTTCGCCGCGACCTGCGGGCTGTGGGTGACCGCGAGCAATTGCTTGGCGCCGCTCGCCAGCTTGGCCAGCCGCTCGCCGATCGCGCTCGCGACCGCGCCGCCGACGCCGCGATCGATTTCGTCGAAAATGATCGTGTCGGCGCCGCCCTCCTCGGCGAGCGCCACTTTCAATGCGAGGATGAAGCGCGACAATTCGCCGCCCGATGCGATCTTGATCAGCGGCGCGAAGGGCGCCCCCGGATTGGTCGAGATAAGGAATTCGACGCGGTCCATGCCCTCGGCGCCCCAGCGCTCGGCGGGCAGGCGCTCGACGAGCGTCTGGAAGCGCGCGGCGTCGAGCTTGAGCGGGACGAGTTCGCCCGCCACCGCCTTGTCGAGCCGCGCCGCCGCCTTGCGCCGCGCATCGGAGAGCGCGGTCGCGGAGTGGGTATAGGCGGCGGCCTTCGCCGCGACCTCGGCTTCCAGCTTCGCGAGCCCTTCGCTGCCGCCCTCGATCGCGTCGAGCCGCGCCGCGAGGTCGCCCGCGAGCGTCGCGAGTTCGTCGGGCTGGACATGATGTTTGCGCGCCATGGCGCGGAGATCGAACAACCGCGTCTCGGTCTCATCGAGCCGCGCGGGATCATATTCGAGCGCGCGTGCGGCCTCGTTCAGCTTCGTCTCGGCCTCGTCGGCCTCGATGATCGCGCGGTCGAGCCCCGCCAGCGCCTCGGCGAGCAGCGGGTGATCGCCCGCGAGCCGGTCGAGCCGCCGCGCCGCGGCGCGCAGCTGCGCGGGGCCGCTGTCGCTGCCCTCGAACGCCGCCATGATCGCGCCCATGTCGGCGGCGATACGCTCGCCCTTCTGCATCGCGCTGCGCGCTTCGGCGAGCTCGGCTTCCTCGCCCGGCTGGGGGGCGAGCGCGGTGAGTTCGGCGACGCAATGGGTGAGCCATTCGCGGTCGCGTGTCGCCTCGTCGAGCGCCGCGCGCGCCGCCGCGAGCCGCACCTCCGCGCTGCGCCATTCGCCATGCGCCGCGGCGACCGCGGCCGTGTCACAGCGGCCAAAAGTATCGAGCAACGCGCGATGCCCCACGGGCGCGAGCAGGCCGCGGTCGTCGTGCTGGCCATGGATCTCGACCAGATGCCCGCCGACCTCGCGCAGCAGCGCCGCCGAACAGGGCTGGTCGTTCAGAAACGCGCGGCTGCCGCCGTCGGCCTTCAAGGTACGGCGTATCAGCAAGGGCTCGCCCGCCTCGATCTCGATGTCGTTCGCGGCGAGCAGCCGGCCGAGCGGCGTCCCCGCGGCGGGCGGCGCGAAGCTCGCGGTCACCTGCGCCTTGTCGCTGCCCTGGCGCACCAGCGCGCTGTCGGCGCGCGCGCCGAGCGCGAGCCCCAGCGCGTCGAGCAGGATCGACTTGCCCGCCCCCGTCTCGCCGGTGAGCACGCCGAGACCGGCCGCGAAATCGAGGTCGAGCCGTTCGATCAGGACGATATTGGCGATGGACAGCGCCGTCAGCATGGCCTGCCCTTACCCCAGAACAAAATGCGAATCTATGCCCCGCGCGTCACGTCACGCCGTGGGCGCATTCTTCTGCATCAGCTTGTACGCGCGGTCGTACCATTCGCTGCCCGGATAGTTGGCGCCGAGCACCGCCGCCGACTTCTTCGCCTCGGCGGGCACACCCAGCGCCAGATAGCATTCGGTCAGGCGATACAGCGCCTCGGGCGTGTGGCTGGTCGTCTGGAACTTCTCGGTCACTTCGCGGAAGCGGATCGACGCGGCGAGCCAGTTCGAGCTGCGCTGATAGAAACGCCCGATCTCCATCTCCTTGCCCGCGAGATGGTCCTGCACCAGGTCGACCTTGAGGCGAGCGTCGGCGGCATAGCGGC
This window contains:
- the recN gene encoding DNA repair protein RecN; its protein translation is MLTALSIANIVLIERLDLDFAAGLGVLTGETGAGKSILLDALGLALGARADSALVRQGSDKAQVTASFAPPAAGTPLGRLLAANDIEIEAGEPLLIRRTLKADGGSRAFLNDQPCSAALLREVGGHLVEIHGQHDDRGLLAPVGHRALLDTFGRCDTAAVAAAHGEWRSAEVRLAAARAALDEATRDREWLTHCVAELTALAPQPGEEAELAEARSAMQKGERIAADMGAIMAAFEGSDSGPAQLRAAARRLDRLAGDHPLLAEALAGLDRAIIEADEAETKLNEAARALEYDPARLDETETRLFDLRAMARKHHVQPDELATLAGDLAARLDAIEGGSEGLAKLEAEVAAKAAAYTHSATALSDARRKAAARLDKAVAGELVPLKLDAARFQTLVERLPAERWGAEGMDRVEFLISTNPGAPFAPLIKIASGGELSRFILALKVALAEEGGADTIIFDEIDRGVGGAVASAIGERLAKLASGAKQLLAVTHSPQVAAKGAAHFLIAKSSQGTVTRTGVRALDEAERREEIARMLSGAEVTDEARAQAERLLETVG